In Drosophila simulans strain w501 chromosome X, Prin_Dsim_3.1, whole genome shotgun sequence, one DNA window encodes the following:
- the LOC27208079 gene encoding actin-histidine N-methyltransferase, with protein sequence MGKNTKRNKKTKQPQQPPQQNGVTASASGTAVEDFEDQQAASSLPRLNGKKRSQLNKLVEELLNLVEKQPANPNEEWKQYEQLQQLLKQIMILEEPLSQAVCPQINDSPDDQTRLAKVEAFSAWAKDGGVHSEGLEIAIFPGYQLGLRATRPLAKDELVLSVPRKLIFSEESNSDCRLFGKMTQATHLNLAYDLVIEKIRGEFSEWRPYIDVLPAKYSTVLYFTTKQMELLRGTAAASLALRQCRVIAKQYAFLYRYAHTMTEPSTGNRSHPGERGLFFTQHGLCYELYRWAVSTVMTRQNLVPSEKQESEDTPKLISALIPYWDMANHRPGKITSFYAAVPRQLECTAQEAVDAGEQFFIYYGDRSNTDLLVHNGFVDDNNLKDYVNIRVGLSLTDALAAKRASILDKLNIRYTAELRVLPAPDFISKELLAFVRVFKMSAEQLDHWCSDLERAGDLLHIDCALETDHETRTWQFLEDRLKLLLAVFNKEMQEADEVKELELKDGQEIEHMLFLYRRLERSILAGALQYAQEHRKV encoded by the exons ATGGGCAAGAACACGAAGCGCAACAAGAAGACAAAacaaccgcagcagccgccACAACAAAACGGAGTAactgcatccgcatccggCACAGCAGTCGAGGATTTTGAGGACCAACAGGCGGCCAGTTCGTTGCCCCGCTTAAACGGCAAAAAAAGGAGCCAACTGAACAAGCTCGTCGAGGAACTGCTTAACTTGGTGGAAAAGCAACCGGCGAATCCCAACGAGGAATGGAAGCAGtacgagcagctgcagcagctgctaaAACAAATCATGATCCTGGAGGAGCCACTTAGCCAAGCAGTGTGTCCGCAGATCAACGATTCCCCCGACGATCAAACCCGCCTGGCCAAAGTGGAGGCGTTCAGTGCGTGGGCCAAAGATGGCGGAGTCCACAGTGAGGGACTGGAGATAGCCATCTTTCCCGGCTACCAACTGGGTCTGCGGGCCACCCGACCGTTGGCCAAGGATGAGCTGGTGCTCAGCGTGCCCCGGAAGCTCATCTTCTCCGAGGAAAGCAACTCCGATTGCCGCCTATTTGGCAAAATGACGCAGGCCACCCACTTGAACCTGGCCTATGATCTGGTCATCGAGAAGATCCGTGGCGAGTTCAGCGAGTGGCGGCCCTACATTGATGTTCTGCCCGCCAAATACAGCACCGTGCTATACTTCACCACCAAGCAGATGGAGCTCCTCCGGGGCACCGCTGCCGCCTCTCTGGCACTGCGTCAGTGTCGCGTCATCGCCAAGCAGTACGCCTTCCTCTACAGGTACGCCCACACCATGACCGAGCCGAGCACCGGGAACAGGAGTCATCCGGGCGAAAGAGGCCTCTTCTTCACGCAGCACGGACTCTGCTACGAGCTCTACAG ATGGGCCGTTTCCACAGTGATGACCCGCCAGAATTTAGTGCCCAGCGAAAAACAAGAATCAGAGGACACTCCAAAATTAATCTCGGCTTTGATTCCGTACTGGGATATGGCGAACCATAGGCCGGGCAAGATTACCTCCTTCTATGCCGCCGTGCCCAGGCAACTGGAATGCACCGCTCAGGAAGCTGTTGATGCTGGAGAGCAGTTTTTCATCTACTATGGCGATCGGTCGAATACCGATCTTTTAGTGCACAATGG tttcgTAGACGATAACAACCTCAAGGACTATGTTAATATTCGAGTAGGCCTGAGTCTCACGGACGCTCTTGCTGCGAAGAGGGCTAGCATTCTGGACAAGCTGAACATCCGGTACACCGCAGAGCTGCGTGTGCTGCCCGCACCGGATTTCATTTCCAAGGAATTGCTGGCATTCGTCCGGGTTTTCAAGATGAGCGCCGAGCAGTTGGATCACTGGTGCAGCGACTTGGAGCGGGCCGGGGACCTGCTGCACATTGACTGCGCCCTGGAGACGGATCACGAGACACGAACGTGGCAGTTCCTGGAGGACAGGTTGAAGCTGCTCCTGGCCGTCTTTAATAAGGAAATGCAGGAGGCCGACGAAGTGAAGGAGCTGGAACTCAAGGATGGCCAGGAGATCGAGCACATGCTCTTCCTGTATCGCCGTTTAGAGCGAAGCATTCTCGCCGGAGCTTTACAATACGCCCAGGAGCATCGCAAGGTCTAG
- the LOC6740008 gene encoding uncharacterized protein DDB_G0284459 isoform X1, whose protein sequence is MPSSAINKAARSVANAIQLLAIVLYCCCMVHGQQQQQQQQQQQQQLQPQQQQHLKYQQLQYQMQQQYEYQQQQHYQQQFQQQQQQHLTPTAALAQQQQPHEEQIDLLSTQPTQLLQTGVSLIVEDSKGSGDGSGSGIGATSNRRRTAQLATRKRKRRPQLPLATMGATEEDSGPDPTSAYWRGHVEDDADALRRRNQPLVREPMAALERDREREKQRKRVEPTDSSPQGSSPSKAYRRPYGQAKKEPIVDAGAATPTKTSVDLKNILKNSGGLSLSEILQQKNLSLDDLLKGKQNALLALQTTAVAPPASTYSSPGSRADPPKKSSNQQNKQGVRRLPAAYTTTSSTGNDDDESVIAKNKAKFPNALQRLKLFGSSSRESSTTRRILGGVNGHSSTTMATSTSASASTTSTTTRVPLYKKRQHLRSTLKPPGLFKPITSSTTSTTTATAVTTTQEAETSTAYSTSSTVINNVEESHEEERENSEEREQDDEQDQEQSQENQENQEVVEPDSSEAESGEGIPPTETPEPPAAPSFAPGSPRYRLRNSSVKENQKRLKDNFIGGNNGESSEEVDLVEAAPSSTTSATPSNKNSEELNYGEDELENFFDEVESHTHHTRVPAPPALAPAPPARSPTPAAAAPPPPPPPSPSYEPPPPSYAPPPSLSAAKPPQLNVIDDVDDRTDLLELIEDRRSGNRLFKVLEQRNMTLEELIEHRKRGSSQLHLSTIVNGGDEHSRLYPGQKVLLQDNMDIVTAFENFPHFNLMDLKSVKPDEIKTDSQGSSYFTSIIDIEPNDEVKPMGSRGPAYAQTSSSSATIGAGTGTISINSRGEKSLGFFPSWKTLALASLATATEERNPYFLPPPRLLLDGSSQEADSNADSEPTSIDIDLSVSPYGGNSSSIADNSQLPPNNDVIDEIENEVARAHDLLDLELSGPGFHRSPAAAAATSAVSQQHLSSLYASMPSGIKSAIVASTAIVVTALATFLVIFVVCRWKQQRRRKSSYLRTYNAMKSKLPQMAQPSRRSSMRQHMEELVIGSSSGSGAGSGSGSGSKTGIASISTSVACCTPVHQLQRQSSLLFARDGSATLSTATSLTTNSTTNTITTGAQPPAPPEALSGRGLAISLRSAQQKLNTMDPSSPEVQEYLFDTLRKSFDN, encoded by the exons TTGCTGCAGACAGGTGTTTCCCTGATTGTGGAGGATTCAAAGGGCTCGGGCGATGGTAGCGGAAGTGGAATTGGTGCCACATCCAACCGCCGTCGTACCGCCCAGTTGGCAACTCGTAAGCGGAAACGACGCCCCCAACTTCCGCTGGCCACAATGGGTGCCACCGAGGAGGATTCTGGCCCAGACCCGACATCTGCTTACTGGCGCGGTCATGTGGAGGATGATGCAGACGCTCTGCGAAGAAGGAATCAACCCTTGGTGAGGGAACCTATGGCTGCCCTCGAAAGGGATCGCGAACGGGAGAAACAGCGTAAGCGAGTGGAGCCTACGGATTCCAGTCCGCAGGGCAGTAGTCCCAGCAAGGCCTATCGTCGCCCAtatggccaggccaaaaaggagcCCATTGTCGATGCTGGCGCTGCGACACCTACCAAAACTTCTGTGGATTTGAAGAACATCCTGAAGAATTCCGGAGGCCTGAGTCTCAGTGAAATCCTACAGCAAAAGAATCTTTCGTTGGACGATCTCCTCAAGGGTAAACAGAATGCTCTGTTGGCACTGCAAACCACAGCCGTTGCCCCACCAGCCTCCACGTATTCCTCTCCAGGCTCCCGAGCGGATCCCCCGAAAAAGTCGTCTAACCAACAGAACAAACAGGGTGTGCGGCGATTGCCTGCTGCGTATACCACAACTAGCAGCACTGGCAACGATGACGATGAATCCGTGATAGCCAAAAACAAGGCCAAATTCCCCAACGCCCTGCAGCGCCTGAAGCTCTTTGGCAGCTCTTCGCGGGAGAGCAGCACGACAAGACGCATTTTGGGTGGAGTCAATGGTCACAGTAGCACCACCATGGCCACCAGCACCAGTGCAAGTGcaagcaccaccagcaccaccacccgGGTGCCACTGTACAAGAAGCGACAGCATCTCCGGTCCACCCTAAAGCCACCAGGACTTTTCAAGCCGATCACTAGCAGCACCACTAGCACCACCACAGCGACGGCAGTGACCACCACTCAGGAAGCGGAGACTAGCACCGCTTACTCCACTAGCAGCACGGTGATTAACAACGTGGAGGAAAGCCATGAAGAGGAGAGGGAAAACTCGGAGGAAAGGGAACAGGATGATGAGCAGGATCAGGAACAGAGTCAGGAGAATCAGGAGAACCAGGAGGTGGTGGAACCAGATTCCAGTGAGGCAGAGTCTGGAGAAGGCATTCCGCCCACCGAGACACCAGAACCACCAGCTGCTCCTTCCTTCGCGCCCGGAAGTCCGCGCTATCGTCTGCGAAACTCCAGCGTCAAAGAGAATCAAAAGCGATTAAAGGACAACTTTATAGGGGGCAATAACGGAGAGAGTAGTGAGGAGGTAGATCTGGTTGAAGCTGCACCTAGTTCTACCACATCAGCTACACCCTCCAACAAAAACAGCGAGGAACTTAATTACGGAGAGGACGAGCTTGAGAACTTTTTCGACGAAGTGGAGAGTCACACGCATCACACTCGCgtgccagcaccaccagcacttGCGCCTGCACCACCAGCAAGGTCGCCCactcctgcagcagcagcaccacctccaccaccacctcccTCTCCCTCCTATGAACCACCACCGCCGTCCTATGCACCACCACCCTCTTTATCGGCGGCTAAGCCACCGCAATTGAATGTCATAGACGATGTGGACGACCGCACCGATCTGCTGGAACTCATTGAGGATCGGCGGTCGGGTAACCGACTATTTAAGGTTCTGGAGCAGCGCAACATGACCCTGGAGGAGCTGATCGAGCACCGCAAACGCGGCTCCAGCCAACTGCATCTGTCCACCATCGTGAATGGCGGCGATGAGCACTCGCGTCTTTATCCCGGCCAGAaggtcctgctgcaggacaACATGGACATTGTCACGGCCTTCGAGAACTTTCCGCACTTCAATCTAATGGATCTGAAGAGCGTCAAGCCCGATGAGATCAAGACCGACTCGCAGGGCTCCAGCTACTTCACCTCCATCATCGATATCGAGCCGAATGACGAGGTCAAACCGATGGGAAGTCGAG GTCCCGCCTACGCACAGACATCTTCCTCATCGGCGACCATTGGAGCCGGAACTGGAACTATTTCGATCAATTCGCGCGGGGAGAAGTCGCTGGGATTCTTCCCGTCGTGGAAGACCCTGGCACTCGCCTCCTTGGCCACGGCCACCGAGGAGAGGAATCCTTATTTCCTGCCACCGCCTAGACTGCTGCTCGACGGAAGTTCCCAGGAGGCGGACTCCAACGCCGATTCGGAGCCCACCAGCATTGACATTGATCTGAGCGTGAGCCCTTATGGCGGCAACTCCTCCTCGATAGCGGACAACAGCCAGCTGCCGCCGAATAACGATGTCATCGATGAGATCGAAAACGAGGTGGCGCGGGCACACGATCTCCTGGATCTAGAGCTCTCCGGTCCCGGATTTCATCGCAGTcctgctgcagcggcggccACATCCGCCGTATCGCAGCAGCATTTGAGCAGCTTGTACGCCAGCATGCCATCCGGAATCAAGTCCGCGATTGTGGCCAGCACGGCGATAGTGGTCACCGCCTTGGCCACCTTCCTGGTCATCTTCGTCGTGTGCCGATGGAAACAGCAGCGCAGGAGGAAGAGCAGCTACCTGCGCACCTACAATGCGATGAAGAGCAAGCTGCCGCAGATGGCGCAGCCATCGCGTCGTTCCTCGATGCGCCAGCACATGGAAGAGCTGGTCATTGGATCCAGTTCGGGATCAGGGGCtggatcaggatcaggatcgGGCTCAAAGACGGGCATAGCCAGCATCTCCACTTCGGTGGCCTGTTGCACGCCCGTCCatcagctgcagcggcagagTTCCCTGCTTTTTGCCCGCGATGGATCCGCCACCTTGAGCACCGCCACCTCGCTGACCACGAATAGTACCACGAATACCATTACAACGGGGGCGCAACCACCTGCTCCACCGGAGGCgctgagtgggcgtggcctggCCATTTCGCTGAGAAGTGCCCAACAGAAGCTAAACACCATGGATCCCAGTTCGCCGGAGGTGCAGGAATATCTATTCGACACGCTGCGCAAATCCTTCGACAATTAG
- the LOC6740008 gene encoding serine-rich adhesin for platelets isoform X2 → MGSSIKVLCLGFIFHPVRLLQTGVSLIVEDSKGSGDGSGSGIGATSNRRRTAQLATRKRKRRPQLPLATMGATEEDSGPDPTSAYWRGHVEDDADALRRRNQPLVREPMAALERDREREKQRKRVEPTDSSPQGSSPSKAYRRPYGQAKKEPIVDAGAATPTKTSVDLKNILKNSGGLSLSEILQQKNLSLDDLLKGKQNALLALQTTAVAPPASTYSSPGSRADPPKKSSNQQNKQGVRRLPAAYTTTSSTGNDDDESVIAKNKAKFPNALQRLKLFGSSSRESSTTRRILGGVNGHSSTTMATSTSASASTTSTTTRVPLYKKRQHLRSTLKPPGLFKPITSSTTSTTTATAVTTTQEAETSTAYSTSSTVINNVEESHEEERENSEEREQDDEQDQEQSQENQENQEVVEPDSSEAESGEGIPPTETPEPPAAPSFAPGSPRYRLRNSSVKENQKRLKDNFIGGNNGESSEEVDLVEAAPSSTTSATPSNKNSEELNYGEDELENFFDEVESHTHHTRVPAPPALAPAPPARSPTPAAAAPPPPPPPSPSYEPPPPSYAPPPSLSAAKPPQLNVIDDVDDRTDLLELIEDRRSGNRLFKVLEQRNMTLEELIEHRKRGSSQLHLSTIVNGGDEHSRLYPGQKVLLQDNMDIVTAFENFPHFNLMDLKSVKPDEIKTDSQGSSYFTSIIDIEPNDEVKPMGSRGPAYAQTSSSSATIGAGTGTISINSRGEKSLGFFPSWKTLALASLATATEERNPYFLPPPRLLLDGSSQEADSNADSEPTSIDIDLSVSPYGGNSSSIADNSQLPPNNDVIDEIENEVARAHDLLDLELSGPGFHRSPAAAAATSAVSQQHLSSLYASMPSGIKSAIVASTAIVVTALATFLVIFVVCRWKQQRRRKSSYLRTYNAMKSKLPQMAQPSRRSSMRQHMEELVIGSSSGSGAGSGSGSGSKTGIASISTSVACCTPVHQLQRQSSLLFARDGSATLSTATSLTTNSTTNTITTGAQPPAPPEALSGRGLAISLRSAQQKLNTMDPSSPEVQEYLFDTLRKSFDN, encoded by the exons TTGCTGCAGACAGGTGTTTCCCTGATTGTGGAGGATTCAAAGGGCTCGGGCGATGGTAGCGGAAGTGGAATTGGTGCCACATCCAACCGCCGTCGTACCGCCCAGTTGGCAACTCGTAAGCGGAAACGACGCCCCCAACTTCCGCTGGCCACAATGGGTGCCACCGAGGAGGATTCTGGCCCAGACCCGACATCTGCTTACTGGCGCGGTCATGTGGAGGATGATGCAGACGCTCTGCGAAGAAGGAATCAACCCTTGGTGAGGGAACCTATGGCTGCCCTCGAAAGGGATCGCGAACGGGAGAAACAGCGTAAGCGAGTGGAGCCTACGGATTCCAGTCCGCAGGGCAGTAGTCCCAGCAAGGCCTATCGTCGCCCAtatggccaggccaaaaaggagcCCATTGTCGATGCTGGCGCTGCGACACCTACCAAAACTTCTGTGGATTTGAAGAACATCCTGAAGAATTCCGGAGGCCTGAGTCTCAGTGAAATCCTACAGCAAAAGAATCTTTCGTTGGACGATCTCCTCAAGGGTAAACAGAATGCTCTGTTGGCACTGCAAACCACAGCCGTTGCCCCACCAGCCTCCACGTATTCCTCTCCAGGCTCCCGAGCGGATCCCCCGAAAAAGTCGTCTAACCAACAGAACAAACAGGGTGTGCGGCGATTGCCTGCTGCGTATACCACAACTAGCAGCACTGGCAACGATGACGATGAATCCGTGATAGCCAAAAACAAGGCCAAATTCCCCAACGCCCTGCAGCGCCTGAAGCTCTTTGGCAGCTCTTCGCGGGAGAGCAGCACGACAAGACGCATTTTGGGTGGAGTCAATGGTCACAGTAGCACCACCATGGCCACCAGCACCAGTGCAAGTGcaagcaccaccagcaccaccacccgGGTGCCACTGTACAAGAAGCGACAGCATCTCCGGTCCACCCTAAAGCCACCAGGACTTTTCAAGCCGATCACTAGCAGCACCACTAGCACCACCACAGCGACGGCAGTGACCACCACTCAGGAAGCGGAGACTAGCACCGCTTACTCCACTAGCAGCACGGTGATTAACAACGTGGAGGAAAGCCATGAAGAGGAGAGGGAAAACTCGGAGGAAAGGGAACAGGATGATGAGCAGGATCAGGAACAGAGTCAGGAGAATCAGGAGAACCAGGAGGTGGTGGAACCAGATTCCAGTGAGGCAGAGTCTGGAGAAGGCATTCCGCCCACCGAGACACCAGAACCACCAGCTGCTCCTTCCTTCGCGCCCGGAAGTCCGCGCTATCGTCTGCGAAACTCCAGCGTCAAAGAGAATCAAAAGCGATTAAAGGACAACTTTATAGGGGGCAATAACGGAGAGAGTAGTGAGGAGGTAGATCTGGTTGAAGCTGCACCTAGTTCTACCACATCAGCTACACCCTCCAACAAAAACAGCGAGGAACTTAATTACGGAGAGGACGAGCTTGAGAACTTTTTCGACGAAGTGGAGAGTCACACGCATCACACTCGCgtgccagcaccaccagcacttGCGCCTGCACCACCAGCAAGGTCGCCCactcctgcagcagcagcaccacctccaccaccacctcccTCTCCCTCCTATGAACCACCACCGCCGTCCTATGCACCACCACCCTCTTTATCGGCGGCTAAGCCACCGCAATTGAATGTCATAGACGATGTGGACGACCGCACCGATCTGCTGGAACTCATTGAGGATCGGCGGTCGGGTAACCGACTATTTAAGGTTCTGGAGCAGCGCAACATGACCCTGGAGGAGCTGATCGAGCACCGCAAACGCGGCTCCAGCCAACTGCATCTGTCCACCATCGTGAATGGCGGCGATGAGCACTCGCGTCTTTATCCCGGCCAGAaggtcctgctgcaggacaACATGGACATTGTCACGGCCTTCGAGAACTTTCCGCACTTCAATCTAATGGATCTGAAGAGCGTCAAGCCCGATGAGATCAAGACCGACTCGCAGGGCTCCAGCTACTTCACCTCCATCATCGATATCGAGCCGAATGACGAGGTCAAACCGATGGGAAGTCGAG GTCCCGCCTACGCACAGACATCTTCCTCATCGGCGACCATTGGAGCCGGAACTGGAACTATTTCGATCAATTCGCGCGGGGAGAAGTCGCTGGGATTCTTCCCGTCGTGGAAGACCCTGGCACTCGCCTCCTTGGCCACGGCCACCGAGGAGAGGAATCCTTATTTCCTGCCACCGCCTAGACTGCTGCTCGACGGAAGTTCCCAGGAGGCGGACTCCAACGCCGATTCGGAGCCCACCAGCATTGACATTGATCTGAGCGTGAGCCCTTATGGCGGCAACTCCTCCTCGATAGCGGACAACAGCCAGCTGCCGCCGAATAACGATGTCATCGATGAGATCGAAAACGAGGTGGCGCGGGCACACGATCTCCTGGATCTAGAGCTCTCCGGTCCCGGATTTCATCGCAGTcctgctgcagcggcggccACATCCGCCGTATCGCAGCAGCATTTGAGCAGCTTGTACGCCAGCATGCCATCCGGAATCAAGTCCGCGATTGTGGCCAGCACGGCGATAGTGGTCACCGCCTTGGCCACCTTCCTGGTCATCTTCGTCGTGTGCCGATGGAAACAGCAGCGCAGGAGGAAGAGCAGCTACCTGCGCACCTACAATGCGATGAAGAGCAAGCTGCCGCAGATGGCGCAGCCATCGCGTCGTTCCTCGATGCGCCAGCACATGGAAGAGCTGGTCATTGGATCCAGTTCGGGATCAGGGGCtggatcaggatcaggatcgGGCTCAAAGACGGGCATAGCCAGCATCTCCACTTCGGTGGCCTGTTGCACGCCCGTCCatcagctgcagcggcagagTTCCCTGCTTTTTGCCCGCGATGGATCCGCCACCTTGAGCACCGCCACCTCGCTGACCACGAATAGTACCACGAATACCATTACAACGGGGGCGCAACCACCTGCTCCACCGGAGGCgctgagtgggcgtggcctggCCATTTCGCTGAGAAGTGCCCAACAGAAGCTAAACACCATGGATCCCAGTTCGCCGGAGGTGCAGGAATATCTATTCGACACGCTGCGCAAATCCTTCGACAATTAG
- the LOC6725326 gene encoding probable peroxisomal acyl-coenzyme A oxidase 1 — protein MSVNADLQRERAAATLDSEDFARWWAGGSWQLEERRALERRFYEDPDFAEPVHPSCLSYKERYEQTVARSTRFLAKLRQWQREKQPQLQLSVNMLRDFRLLLSGSLGTGLFQQSFPLRVHFSMFMTTLLSQGTEEQQAQWLNRSWHMDGVLGTYAQTELGHGTFVRGLETRADYDPITQEFILNTPTQSSYKWWPGGLGNTANVAIVLAQLYVKGKHYGLQSFVVRIRDERTHEPLTGVDVGDIGPRLGGNGVNNGFLGLRDVRIPRNQMLMKNAQVLTDGTFVQGRPPLLLYGTMVYVRVITLKDVLFGLLQAATIATRYSVVRRQSRINSDQPEVSILDHITQQAKILPQIARGVSYRLVSDWVWRFYEDVLRQLEDESTAGRNSLPELHALSCCLKAVATDEASEGVELLRKSCGGHGFLSSANFDSIYGLTAAAYTYEGEYTVLLLQTARFLVRQYVDSLKRKVLPSSVSYLRDTSRLVWGKNLAANCVRALEISAMEQVRQAWQTQKTHQSSKVSAEMASNLAGRQLTSAAIAHAHAFFTRNALEQVEALRKKGDLSPNVSLVLGQLVELFVIDTFLRQSGCVLRWNNGITGTQLRFVERRFEELLAKLRPNAVALVDGFDFHDRVLGSTLGCHDGRVYERLMEEARRNPVNQEPVNSSFHNHLLPMMRGKL, from the exons ATGTCTGTGAATGCGGATCTGCAGAGGGAGCGGGCGGCGGCCACCTTGGACAGCGAGGACTTTGCCCGCTGGTGGGCGGGTGGCTCTTggcagctggaggagcgcCGCGCCCTGGAAAGGCGTTTCTATGAGGATCCCGACTTCGCGGAGCCAGTGCATCCGAGCTGTCTGTCGTACAAGGAGCGCTACGAACAGACCGTAGCCCGATCCACCCGTTTCCTGGCCAAACTGCGTCAATGGCAGCGGGAGAAGCAGCCACAACTGCAGCTTAGTGTAAATATGCTGAGGGACTTTCGGCTGCTACTCTCCGGATCCCTGGGCACAGGGCTCTTCCAGCAGAGCTTCCCCCTTCGGGTGCACTTCTCCATGTTCATGACCACCTTGCTGAGCCAGGGAaccgaggagcagcaggcccAGTGGCTCAATCGATCCTGGCACATGGACGGCGTCCTGGGCACCTATGCCCAAACGGAGCTGGGCCACGGCACCTTCGTCCGTGGCCTGGAAACCCGAGCCGACTACGATCCCATCACGCAGGAATTCATCCTGAACACACCAACGCAAAGTTCCTACAAGTGGTGGCCCGGCGGACTTGGTAATACCGCCAATGTGGCCATTGTGCTGGCCCAGCTATATGTGAAGGGCAAGCATTATGGCTTGCAATCATTTGTGGTGAGGATCAGGGACGAGAGGACACACGAACCGCTGACTGGAGTCGATGTGGGCGATATAGGACCTCGCCTGGGGGGCAATGGCGTTAACAACGGCTTCCTGGGACTCCGCGACGTGCGGATACCGCGCAATCAAATGCTGATGAAGAACGCCCAAGTCCTAACCGACGGCACCTTCGTCCAGGGCAGACCTCCGCTGCTGCTCTACGGCACTATGGTCTATGTGCGGGTCATTACCCTGAAGGATGTGCTCTTTGGACTGCTCCAGGCTGCCACCATTGCCACCAG GTATTCCGTGGTGCGTCGCCAGAGCCGGATTAACAGCGACCAGCCGGAGGTCTCTATTTTGGATCACATCACACAGCAGGCAAAGATTCTACCGCAAATTGCTCGAGGGGTTTCCTATCGCCTGGTGTCCGATTGGGTGTGGCGCTTTTACGAGGATGTACTCCGCCAACTGGAGGATGAAAGCACGGCAGGACGCAACTCACTGCCGGAGCTGCACGCCCTGAGCTGCTGCCTCAAGGCGGTGGCCACCGACGAGGCCAGCGAGGGCGTTGAACTGCTGCGCAAGAGTTGCGGTGGCCACGGATTTCTCTCCTCGGCAAATTTCGATAGCATCTATGGCCTGACCGCCGCCGCATACACCTACGAGGGGGAGTACACGGTACTCCTGCTGCAGACAGCTCGTTTCCTCGTCCGCCAGTATGTGGATAGCTTGAAACGCAAGGTGCTGCCCTCCAGTGTCTCCTATTTGAGGGATACATCCCGTTTGGTTTGGGGCAAGAATCTGGCTGCTAATTGTGTGCGAGCTCTGGAAATTTCAGCTATGGAGCAGGTGCGTCAGGCCTGGCAAACCCAGAAGACGCATCAGTCCAGCAAGGTGAGTGCCGAGATGGCCAGCAATCTGGCTGGAAGGCAACTCACCTCGGCTGCCATAGCCCATGCTCACGCATTCTTCACACGCAATGCGCTGGAGCAAGTGGAAGCACTTCGAAAGAAGGGCGATCTTAGCCCGAATGTCTCCCTCGTCTTGGGCCAACTGGTGGAGCTTTTCGTCATCGATACATTCCTGCGACAGTCGGGATGCGTGCTGCGTTGGAACAACGGCATCACTGGCACCCAACTGCGCTTCGTGGAGCGTCGCTTTGAGGAGCTACTGGCCAAGCTGCGACCGAATGCGGTGGCTCTGGTGGACGGATTCGATTTCCACGATCGTGTCCTGGGCTCCACGCTGGGCTGTCACGATGGCCGGGTGTACGAGCGACTCATGGAGGAGGCACGCCGGAATCCGGTCAACCAGGAGCCGGTCAACTCGTCCTTCCACAACCACTTGTTGCCCATGATGCGGGGAAAGCTGTGA
- the LOC6725327 gene encoding leucine-rich repeat-containing protein 57 produces MGNKQIKQHLETAQKTGILKISLQRLQEFPPQLRAYPNVLKTLDLSENRFERVPDELGKLTLIKHLNLSGNRLVELNEVVGELAKLEVLLLMDNMLTRLPKTLANCTHLKTVNLSNNQLKEFPSMLCGLKQLDVLDLSRNKITDVPADVGGLFVTELNLNQNQISSLAEDVADCPKLKTLRLEENCLQAAAFTPKILKDSKICNLAVDGNLFNSKQFTDLDGYEVYMERYTAVRKKMF; encoded by the coding sequence ATGGGCAATAAACAGATAAAACAACATTTGGAGACGGCCCAGAAGACGGGCATTCTGAAGATATCCTTGCAGCGGCTGCAAGAATTCCCACCGCAGCTTAGGGCCTACCCGAATGTCCTGAAAACCCTGGATCTCTCCGAGAATCGCTTCGAACGTGTACCCGACGAACTGGGCAAGCTGACGCTAATCAAGCACCTCAATCTAAGCGGGAATCGACTGGTGGAACTCAACGAGGTGGTGGGCGAACTGGCCAAGCTGGaggtgctgttgctgatggACAATATGCTGACAAGGCTGCCCAAAACCCTGGCCAACTGCACGCACCTGAAGACCGTGAACCTGAGCAACAATCAGCTGAAGGAGTTCCCCTCCATGCTGTGCGGTCTGAAGCAGCTGGATGTCCTGGACCTGTCCAGGAACAAGATCACCGATGTGCCCGCCGATGTGGGCGGACTGTTTGTGACCGAACTGAACCTCAACCAGAACCAAATATCCTCGCTGGCGGAGGACGTAGCCGATTGTCCCAAGCTTAAGACGCTGCGGCTCGAGGAGAACTGCCTTCAGGCAGCGGCCTTTACACCCAAGATCCTCAAGGACTCGAAGATCTGCAACCTGGCCGTCGACGGCAACCTGTTCAACTCGAAACAGTTCACCGATCTCGATGGCTACGAGGTCTACATGGAGCGCTATACGGCGGTCAGGAAGAAGATGTTCTAG